Below is a genomic region from Nitrospirota bacterium.
GAGCCAGCAATGATTGAGGAGGGTAGGGGACACAAGGTAGCCTGCCACCTGTATGGCAAACAGTGAACATTGGATAGGGGAAAAGTTATGGCTGCTATTGAAGTCACAGAACTGACCAAGCGATTTAATAACCTCACCGCTGTTGATCATATCTCGTTTACTGTAGAAAGTGGCGAGGTCTTTGGTTTTCTCGGACCGAATGGGGCAGGGAAGACAACAACAATAAACATCCTCTGCACACTCCTTTTACCAACATCAGGCAGGGCACTGGTAAATAACCACGACTGTATAAAAGAGCCTGCAAAGGTAAGATCCGCTATAGGGCTTGTCTTTCAGGATACAACACTTGACACGGGACTCACAGCATACGAAAACCTGAGATTTCATGGGTACCTCTACAATATGGATAAAAAGACTATCGGAAAGAGGGTCGATGAGATGCTCAGGCTTGTGGAACTCACTGACAGAAAGGATGATATCGTCAAGAAATTCTCTGGTGGTATGAAAAGAAGGCTCGAGATAGCAAGAGGTCTGCTACATTACCCTAAGGTTCTCTTCCTTGATGAGCCAACCCTCGGACTTGATCCACAGACAAGAAATCTCATCTGGGAATTTGTTTTTGAACTCCGCAAAAAAGAAAATGTAACCATCTTTATGACCACACACTACATGGAAGAGGCTGAAGGGTGTGATCGTATTGCCATAATTGATCATGGGAAAATCATTGCCCTCGGGAGCCCTGCTGGGCTTAAGAAGATGCTTAGAGGCGATATCGTGAGACTTAAGACTTATGACAATAAACTGGCATTGGAGGAAATTCAGGAAAGGTTCGGGTATCAAACAACAGAAGAAGATGGAACAATTCGCATCGTAGTAGATGAGGGTGATAGGTTTATACCCATACTTATAAAGGAAATGACCCAGAAGATAATATCAGTGAGCCTGCAGGAACCAACACTTAACGATGTCTTTCTACACCTCACAGGAAGAACTATAAGGATAGAAGAGACATCGGACTCGGATGCAATGAAGGACTGGGTAAGACAATACAGAAGACACTGATTACAGAGTAACTCCAAAGGCTATTGCTACTCCACTCAATATCAGCATAAACCAGTGAAATATGCTCAGTCTCCTGAATGCCTTCTCTGGTGCGGTCTGTTGTGATACAAGTATTTTCATAAGGTGCTTTTCAGCGCCAAATAGTAAGATAAAGAATGTAAGCCATACAATGACCTTGAATGCAAGCATCAGATGATAAATACCCACAAAGGTCTCCAGCCCACCCCTTCTGAAAAAGAGCATAAGTCCTGTTATCCCTGCAATAATCACATATATCTTTGCGAGTTTTGAAAACCTCTGCTCCACACCTAAAAATACTTGCACCTTTGCTATTGGATTCTCAATTCTCTGTATGGCTGGAAATACTACCATCGTTGCAAATCCAACACCACCAATCCATAACACTACAGAGAGCAGATGAATAATCAAAAGAATATCCATTATGCCTTTATACCTCCTTATTTTAATCTATTATAAATTATTATGCATTGAGTATGATTTACCTCATATATTTGATTTTCTATCTCCGTGTCAACTTATTGTATATTAATCCTACAAGTCCACCAGCTATGAATCCGTCAATAAAGCCGTAGATAAGACCGAGAAAACTCCTCGCAGGTGTTATCTTGTAGCCTGGGTAGATTGATACAGCAAGGACTTCTAAAAACTCCTTTGCATACCCCGTGTAATAAGAGATAAATGTGGTTATAAATATCGAGCCTCCCCAGACGATACCGATAGCAATTCCGAGAGACAGCGGGCTTAGTCTGGTTCGCGTAACTTCTTTTTCTTCAGACATACTAATCACCCCTTTAATTTTCCATTTAACTTTTTGGTTCTTATCCAAATTAGTTGCTAAATAGGGTTCAATGATACCCTGATTTAAAATTAAAAATCAAAGATTAAAAATCAAAAATACAGATTAAAATTCAAAAATTTTTACATTTTGATTTGTCATCTTACATTTTGACTTTTGCATTTTGATTTTTATTTCTTAAACCCCTCAATTCATCGACTAAACTGAAGGTGATTCACTTTTTATTACTCTCCTATAGACCTCCTTCTTAGGTATCCCAAACCTCTTTGCAACTATTGATATAGCCTCTTTCTTAGAGATCCCTTCCTCCGTCATCACACGGTTTACCTCTCCTGATACATTAATATCAACAGGTGTTTCTCTTTTCTGTCCTTCTAACACAATAACAATCTCTCCCTTGATGGTTCTTTTGGTAATATCATCAAGTATCTCAGAGACCTTTCCCCGCATCACCTCTTCATGTATCTTTGTTAGTTCCCTTATGGCTGCTACCCTGCGGTCGCCAAGGACTTCAATAATATCCTTTAGTGTTTCAATTATGCGATGCGGAGATTCATAAAAGATTATTGTCCTTCTCTCGTCAGCAAGCCCTTTGAGTTTATTTTTTTTCTGAGCCTCTTTGCTGGGGAGAAACCCTTCGAACACAAACGAATCAGTTGGAAGTCCAGAGATAGAAAGTGCTGTTATCACCGCAGAAGGGCCGGGAATAGGTATAACCTTAATCCCCGCCTCTATTGCCTTATTTATAAGGTAGTAGCCAGGGTCAGATATACCAGGAGTCCCTGCATCCGAGACAAGGGCAACAGAAATGCCTGACTTTAGCCGTTCTATCAGATATAATGCCTGCTTTATCTTATTGTGGTCATGATAACTTACAAGGTGTTTCTTTGCTATACCGTAGTGTGTGAGCAGTTTTCTTGTCTGCCTTGTGTCCTCAGCAGCAATTATTCCTACCTCTTTGAGAATCCTCAGCGCCCTGAGTGTGATGTCTTCAAGGTTACCGATAGGGGTGGCTACTATATAAAGTGATGATTGAGTCACTCCATCCTTAGCCCTTTTCTCAATCGTTTATCCACCTTGAGTATTTCATCTACATCCTCTCCGCTTATCTCCCAGGTATAGTCATCCTTTGCACCCCGCTTGAGTTTTATCTTCACGGGTTTTACAGGTTTAATCTGCTGGATCTCTGGGAGTTGCTGCATGGTTGTGGTAACTACGTGTTTGCTGGACGAAGACGATGGTTGAGAGGTTGCGTTTATCCGTAAAAATACAAAGACTGAAACTGCAACAAAAACAAGAGCAATAATTACCACAATATACCGCTTCATCTTAAATCTCCATCAATAGCTCTTATATCTGTTTGTTATCGGGAATCTCCTGTCCTTCCCCAGTGCCCTTGGTGTGATCTTTATGCCAGGAGGTGACTGTCTTCTTTTATATTCACTTCTATCCACCATGTGTATTACCTTTCTGACTGTCTCTTCAGCAAATCCCGTATCTATCATCTCTTCAAAACTCCTGTCTTCTTCAACATACGCCTTAAGTATCGGATCGAGGATATGATATGGAGGCAGTGTATCTGAGTCCTTCTGTCCTGTCCTGAGTTCTGCAGTAGGCTCCTTCTCTATAATCCGTTCAGGGATTACCGCCTTCTTTCCGGTAGAATTTCTGTATCTGCATAGTTCATAGACCATTGTCTTAGGGACATCCTTTATTACTGCAAATCCACCTGCCATGTCTCCATAGAGGGTTGCGTAACCCACGCTCATCTCACTTTTATTACCTGTGGTAAGCACAAGCCAGCCAAATTTATTCGAAAACGCCATAAGTATGTTCCCACGAATCCTTGCCTGAAGGTTTTCTTCAGTTACATCAGGGATCATTCCCTTAAAGTGGGTGGCGAGGGTATCAAGGTATTTATTGAATGGTTCATTTATAGGTATCTCTTTTACCTTTATACCGAGGTTTTTTGCAACCTGAAATGCATCCTCTATGCTCTCTTTGGATGTATAAGGCGATGGCATAAGTAATCCTACTACCCTATCTGCACCGAGTACATCAACCGCAATTGCTGCAACAAGGGATGAATCTACACCACCGCTCAATCCAATAAGGACATTATCAAAGCCATTTTTTCTAACATAGTCCTTTGTTCCAAGTAGAAGGGCATGGTAAATCTCTTCCATTAATAACATCTGAGGGATCTTCCTTTCTGAAAGTTGGGGTTTCTTTGAATAATCGGATGTCTTTGATACTGGTATCCGTCTTACATCAGGTGGACATTCCCTCTCAAAAACAAGTCTTTCTTTACGTCTTCTCGGGTCGTGAAGCCTCTGTCTTAACACAGAGTCTGCATTTATATCTACTATCACCATATCCTCTTCAAACTGTTTTCCTCTTGAAATAAGTTCTCCTCCCTGATCAAATATAAGGCTGTGACCATCGAATACAAGTTCATCCTGGCCACCGACCATATTCACATATGCTACTATCACCGTGTTATCAGATGCCCTTGTAGATAGCATCTCCTCTCGCTGTTTTCCTTTACCTGCATGGTATGGCGAGGCATTGATATTAATTATGACCTCTGCACCTGAGAGTGCCATGATATTGACAGGTCCCTCAGGATGCCATATATCCTCACATATACTCACACCGACAGTAACATCTCGAACTACAAAGACTGAATAGCCACATCCTTCTTGAAAATACCTCTGCTCGTCAAATACCCCATAGTTTGGGAGATACATCTTATGATGAGCACCTTTGAGTTGTCCGTTATACATGAGGGCAGCGGCGTTAAAAATCTCGTTATCCCTGTTAACAAACCCAACTACTGCGGTTATATCCTGCGTCTCTTTCTCTATATCTCTGAGACAGCGAAGGTTATCCTGTATAAACTGTGGATTTAAAAGCAGATCCTCAGGTGGATAGCCTGTAATTGCAAGTTCAGGGAAGGCGATAAGGTCAACACCGAGCTTCCTGGCTTCATAGATATTTTCGATTATCTTTTTTGTATTACCTTCTAAATCACCAACGGTTGTATTTATCTGGGCTAATGCTATCCTCAACCTTCTCATCATTATTTCCCCCTCTTTCTTTTACTTAAGGCTGACCGTCTTGCTGATTCTGCAACCTCATGTATTACATCCTTGAGAGGGATACCCTTCTCCATAGCAATCCTGCGGCAGTCTTCATATTCAGGTGAGATGTTGAATATCTTTCCGTCCTTTCCACTTATCTTCACCCCTGCTTTACCGAATGGGGTTTCAACTTCATTTATATAACGGCTGAGTTTTCTCCTCGGCGTAACAGATAGCCTTACCCCTGTGGTCGTTGTCTCCTTAAATATCAAATCTATCACCTTCTGCATCGCCTGCCTTTCCATGATGACGCTTAACATCTGGGCAGGCCTTCCCTTCTTCATTATTATTGGTGTTAGAAATACATCGAGTGCACCTTCATTAAATAACCTTTCCATAAGGTAATCATAAACCTGTGGATTTAAATCGTCAATATTTGTCTCAATGACGACTACTTCATCGTCTTCGTAGCCTTCAGAAAATTCTCCTATGAATACCCTCAGGAGGTTTGGATGCCCTTCAATCTCTTTGCTTCCAGCCCCATAACCTATTTTTTCTATTTTTATCAGAGGAAGTGGTAAGAAACCCTCAGACAGTGTGCTTATTATTGCTGCACCTGTAGGGGTTGTTAGTTCAAAGTCAGTATCTGTGGAAAATACAGGTATACCTTTAAGAAGTTCCGCTGTTGCAGGTGCAGGAACAGGGAGTAAACCATGTTCTGTCTTAACAAGCCCCTTCCCTATGTTTACTGGGGATACATGTATCTTCTCGGCGCCGAGGATACCAAAGCCAATTATTGAACCTACTATATCAATGATTGCATCGAGTGCACCGATTTCATGAAAGTGGACATTATTAATGCTTGCCCCATGAACCCTTGCCTCTGCTTCAGCGAGCCTGCGAAAGACAGAGATGCTCTGCTCCTTGACTGTATCATTTAGATCGCTTTTATTTATAATATCCTCTATATCCTTAAGCCTCCTCGGAGGCTGTGGAGTATCAATCCTGACATTTACCTTTGTGCCACTGGTCCCTTTTCTTTTGACCTTTGATGCATCAATCTTATATCCCTGCAGGCGTAAGGAAGCCAACCCATCTTTTAAAGATTTTAGAGGGAGTCCTGCATCCACCAATGCACCGAGTATCATATCCCCGCTTATGCCAGAGAAACAGTCAAAATATGCTATCCGCATTAGCGCGCCTCCTGTATAGTTTGATTTGCTATATTAGTGCTTTTTATTATACCTGAGATTCTGAAAAATTTTTTATTTCAACAATCTTTTGTTTTGACTTCATACCGGACAAAATAGTAATTTGAGATTTGGAAACGCCAAAATATTCAGAGAGTAACTCTATCACTGCCCTGTTTGCCTTGTTTTCTATGGGTTGTTCCTTAACATAAATTATATACCCGTTGACGGTTTTCTCTATTTTTTCTTGTTTTGATTTTGGTTTTACTGTGATAGAAAGTTTCATAAATTGTCCTTAAACACCTTTCATACTCTTACCTTCTGCAATATTTTAATATTCTCTCCCTATCCTCGTTTTCCTTTTCGTTCTTGGCTTTTTCTAAAAGTTCCTTCGGCCTTTTTTCGTGATTTATTAGCTGGTGGACTAATAATCCGCCGATAGATTTATCCTTCTTTTAATATTTCTTTTGCTTTTTTAAGAAATAATTCTGCTGATTCAAACAATTTTTCTGCACCTTCCCTTGACCAATGGTCATAATAATCGGCACTCTCTCTCAAACTTTTAGCAGATAGTTGCCATCATCCATACTTTTCTTACCTGCTTTTAAATCTTCATCAGCAGTTCTTAATTCTTTTCCTACTAACAATTTTCCACGGCTAAATTCTCTTATCTTTTGTTTCTTCAAACATTCCTCAAATTCAATACTCATTCTTTTTTCTCCCAAAGAACAATCCCTTGATTGACCTCACGATAAAATGTTGGCTCATTGGATTCCATCTCTATATACTTTAATGGCGAACGAATAACTATCTGAAATTTTCTTTTCAACCGCCATTTATTTATCAGATTTAATATTTCCTCTTTACTACTATTTGTTACTATAAACAGGTCTAGGTCGCTCTGTTCAGTATCTTCTCCTCGGCTACAACTACCATATAGGATAATCTTTTCACTCGTCGGTTTTAACTTTTCAAGAATAGGGTTAACCTCTAAAATATTTTTTAAAACTTTCAATTGTTTTATCACTGGGTGAGTATAATTAACCGTATAAAAAGCAATCTTACCTCTCTTTTGTCTCCCGGTTAATTTTGCTTTCCAGAGGTCTTTCAGAGCAAAATTAACCCCTGCCTTGCTAATCTTTGTACTTTTCTGGATTTCTTTTTCCAAATACTCTTTCCCAGGATGTTGGATAAGAAACCATAATATTTTTTGAGCATTAGTGTTTACCAAAATTTTTTTCATAATTCCAGTTTGTAGATTATAGTCTATTTTTTTAGACCATTGTCCAATATATTAGACAATAACTTTCTGTTTGTCAAATGCTAATTCAGATACTGCTAATTCAGATACTATCCTATCTTCACTTCTTCTCAATAAGTTCCTCAACTTCTCTTTATTTTTCCAAAAGTTCTTTTGCCCTTTTTCGTGCTTCGTGGGACTGACGGACTAAGGTAGCGATTTATTTTTCATTCGAATATTGGATCACTGATTAAAGAAATTAAATAGTTTTGTTAACTGTTTTTCTCATCTCAGTCCCTGTGGCCAAGGTTCTAAAACTATGAGCCATGTAAGTCTCAAGATCGTGTGGTTTCACTTTAAGATATTTCCAAGATTGCCCTGACAATTTTCCCACATTCTCACACCAGCGCAGGGCCTCTCTGTCTTTTATTGGTACTTCTACACCTTCCATACCCTTTGTCTCCACCAAATACATGGCCTTTTCTTCCTTCACCACAAAATCAGGTTGATAATAGCGTAAATATCCCTCATGATTGTGGTAAGGAATATGAAGCGGGTGTCTGGGAAGCATCTTTGTAAAGGCTTTCACATCATCCTTTTCATCAAGATAGCTTATAAATTCTCTTTCAAAAGCACTACGTTTCGAGTACGGCAAGGCTTCAAAGACCGCTTTTCTTACTTTTGTAACCGGTTCAGAAGTATGGAGAGGTTGCGTTTCACTTACCTTAAAGTATCTCTGAAAAGTAACAGTTTCTTCTTTTTTGGAGAGGGTATTGATCTCCTTTGAGAAAATTTCTACCAACTTCTCCCGAATTGGGATATAGTTAAGTTTCCTTGTGACCTCCAGCTTTTCACCATCCACCTTCTCATCAAAAAGGTAATTCTCTATATACTCTTTTACTTTTGGTACAAGTTCTACAAAGATACTTGATGCACCTGTTTTGGAAGTAATAGCCTTACAGATATAAGAGAGGTAGAGAGAGAAATTCTCCGTATAATCAAAGGCAAGAATCTTTTCTCTGACAATCTTCTGCTCTATTAAGTCCCTCTCCCTGTATCTTACCTTTGGTAGTTCAATCTCTGTAAATTTAAAAAGTCTTGCAGGAAGTCGTGTTATATCCAGTTCTGTTAGATTAGGCACTGTTCGGATAAGTCCTCCCTCTACAACAGGGATTTCTATATCAAATTGAATTTTCTCTGGGTTAACCATTACAAGGTTGCTCGGTTCATAAGCCCTCTTTGCAGTTGTAAAGTCAACAATCAATTCCCCTTTATCAATCTCTGCCTGCCAGAGCTGGCGGAATCGTGGATGGTCAATAACAATAAGCTTTTCCTCCCATGTGTCATCCTGAGGAGCTATCCTTCGTAAACCTCTCCCTAAGGTTTGTTCAGGCAAAACTGGAGAATCAAAAGCCCTCAGTGGAACAATCACACAGACATTCCTTACATCCCACCCTTCCTTGAGCATCATCACACTTACGATAATCTCATAAGGGTTTTCAGGACTGTCAATCTCTCTGGCTGCTTTTCTTGCCTTCTCAAGGTCTTTTTTAGTAATGACGCCTTTGGTATCCGTGTGAATGACAAGAACTTTACCCTCATAACCATGCCTTTTAAAATACTCTCCCACTTTATCTGCATTCCTGGTCACATCAGCCATGATAAAAAGGATGGGTTTCTTTCCCGTATCTTTGAACTCCTTTTGAAATTCCTTAAGAATCTCTATGCCTGTGTCAATCTGGAGGCGATTCCTTTTAACAAAGTCCTTACTCAGAGATTCGGGGACATTTTCAATCTCCCCAATACGAGGACGCTTTACAATCTTATCTTTTATAGCTTCTGCAAGAGGGTAGTCGTAGATGATATGTGGAAAAAGGTTACCCTGAAGGTCCTTTGGGGTTGCAGTAAAATCTGATTGCATCACCAAACCATTGCCATTTCGTTCTTTAAGTGTTGAATCTATATGCACAATGACTTTGTTCCATTCCAGGTCATCACTGTGGACATGATGAGCCTCGTCATTTAAGACCATAAGGTCATCATAGCTTGAAAGCACTGTCCGTAAGGAATCGTAGATCGCTTCTTCTTCACGCTTTGGCTTTGGACCAAGAGCCTCATCCAGAGGGTTTACTGCTCCTTCTACATCTCTCTCATAAAGTTGCTGTATATTGGTCAGGTGAAGAATACCCCCTGCGGTTCTGGGGATAACCTCGCTCTGTTTAATAAATTGAAAATCAAAGTCCGCTTGCCACTCAGGGGGGATAAATGGAAACTCCCTGAAGACCCGATTGTCCCCAAATGCCTCTTCCAGACGGTCAAGGACGATAAGGTTAGGTGCAAGAAGCAAAAAATTACTCGAGTAGCGGATCCCGTTATTTGTGCCGAAGACCTTGTTGAAATACTGCCAGATCATGGCCAGGGTCATCACCCATGTTTTTCCTGAGCCTGTAGCCATCTTGAAGCAGTATTTAGGCCAGAGGTCTTTTGTAGGGTCAACAGGAATGCTTACGCCAAAACCCCTTGCAAGGTCGTAGAGGCTTCGGTATTTGCATATCTCATACACATAGATTAAAGCCTCAATCCCTTCCCGCTGACACTTCCAGAACTCAAACCGTGAGGCATCAGGCAGGACATGCTCTTCTTTAAACCAGAACTCAAGAAGCCTTTTGGTTACAGGGCTTACCCCATCGTAATTCTTTTCTCGCCAGGTTTGGACGGCGTGTTTGATTTTTATATCAAGGTCAATAGTCGCCATTAGATTCAGACTATTTATTAAGCCTCAGAAAGGCTCTTGGAGAAACTATCTTTAATTTGGGATCCTCTCTCTTCAATCTGGTCTTATCAATTTCAAAGAGGTCTTTATCTCCGGTGATCAAAAAATCCGCATCAGCAGCAAGGCAACATTCAAGAACCATGTTATCTTCTTCATCTCTACAAATGAACAACCTCCTTTCTGGAACTACTACCTTTGCATTAACAACAAACGAAGCAATACCAGAAAGGAGTGACCTCAATTGAACATTGGTTATCTTGCCCTCAACAGCGAGTTCAAATGGGGTATCTCTGTATTCTTTAAGTAACTGGGGAGAGACCCATATCTCTGTCTCGATAAACGCCTTTTTAATTGCTCTTTCAGGGATACCTCCAAAGACAAAGGCAGATATGAGCACGCTGGTATCAAAAACTACTCTATCTTTAAGTCTCTTCGTAGGCCTTTCTCCTTATTTTTTTAACAGCCTTCTCTATATCTTTAACTGTCAGGGTTGTTTTCCTGAAGGTTTCCCTCGCAATCTTAAGAGCAGCCTCCAACCTATCTTCCGGCGACAGCACAGAAAGGATATACTCTTCAGGACTAATCTTTGCTGTAGCTTTCATTTTAAATACCTCCTTTCAAAGTTCTTTGTGTTCTTTCATCGCAAAACCTTTGCCCCTTCATAATTCCTTTCTCGCCATGTCTGAACGGCCTGTTTGATTTTTTGGTCAAGGTCGATAACAGCCATGGTTTAAGTAATTCCCATAAGAGTTAAAATCTGCTTGGCACTAACCACCATCCGTTCGGCAAGATTCCTGTCAATCGGCCTGCTTTCGTCATAGTCAGCATCGTTTCTTGATTTTCTGAGTTTGTCAAGAATCCTGCCGATATTTTGTTCGTTTCTATCACTTGAATTCTTGTATGCATTTATTACTACCCAATGTATATTTTCACCTGACTTAGGTTTATAATTTTGATAATCCTTCTTATTTCTTGTAATACAAAAAACACCATAATAGCCTCTGCTGATAGAAGACCGTAGGCAAGATTCTTCCTCTCGACTCAGGAGTTCTTCAGCAAAATACACATAATCCTTCCAATTGAAACTCATAATGGCTCTTCCGTAATATTCAGTTTCCCTCTGGTATCTTTTATCCTATTAAGGAACCATTCCTCGGCCAGTCTATTTTCAAGCCTGATTGACTCCTCTGCACTAT
It encodes:
- a CDS encoding nucleotidyltransferase domain-containing protein: MKKILVNTNAQKILWFLIQHPGKEYLEKEIQKSTKISKAGVNFALKDLWKAKLTGRQKRGKIAFYTVNYTHPVIKQLKVLKNILEVNPILEKLKPTSEKIILYGSCSRGEDTEQSDLDLFIVTNSSKEEILNLINKWRLKRKFQIVIRSPLKYIEMESNEPTFYREVNQGIVLWEKKE
- a CDS encoding DUF167 domain-containing protein; the encoded protein is MKLSITVKPKSKQEKIEKTVNGYIIYVKEQPIENKANRAVIELLSEYFGVSKSQITILSGMKSKQKIVEIKNFSESQV
- a CDS encoding DEAD/DEAH box helicase family protein — translated: MATIDLDIKIKHAVQTWREKNYDGVSPVTKRLLEFWFKEEHVLPDASRFEFWKCQREGIEALIYVYEICKYRSLYDLARGFGVSIPVDPTKDLWPKYCFKMATGSGKTWVMTLAMIWQYFNKVFGTNNGIRYSSNFLLLAPNLIVLDRLEEAFGDNRVFREFPFIPPEWQADFDFQFIKQSEVIPRTAGGILHLTNIQQLYERDVEGAVNPLDEALGPKPKREEEAIYDSLRTVLSSYDDLMVLNDEAHHVHSDDLEWNKVIVHIDSTLKERNGNGLVMQSDFTATPKDLQGNLFPHIIYDYPLAEAIKDKIVKRPRIGEIENVPESLSKDFVKRNRLQIDTGIEILKEFQKEFKDTGKKPILFIMADVTRNADKVGEYFKRHGYEGKVLVIHTDTKGVITKKDLEKARKAAREIDSPENPYEIIVSVMMLKEGWDVRNVCVIVPLRAFDSPVLPEQTLGRGLRRIAPQDDTWEEKLIVIDHPRFRQLWQAEIDKGELIVDFTTAKRAYEPSNLVMVNPEKIQFDIEIPVVEGGLIRTVPNLTELDITRLPARLFKFTEIELPKVRYRERDLIEQKIVREKILAFDYTENFSLYLSYICKAITSKTGASSIFVELVPKVKEYIENYLFDEKVDGEKLEVTRKLNYIPIREKLVEIFSKEINTLSKKEETVTFQRYFKVSETQPLHTSEPVTKVRKAVFEALPYSKRSAFEREFISYLDEKDDVKAFTKMLPRHPLHIPYHNHEGYLRYYQPDFVVKEEKAMYLVETKGMEGVEVPIKDREALRWCENVGKLSGQSWKYLKVKPHDLETYMAHSFRTLATGTEMRKTVNKTI
- the larC gene encoding nickel pincer cofactor biosynthesis protein LarC: MRIAYFDCFSGISGDMILGALVDAGLPLKSLKDGLASLRLQGYKIDASKVKRKGTSGTKVNVRIDTPQPPRRLKDIEDIINKSDLNDTVKEQSISVFRRLAEAEARVHGASINNVHFHEIGALDAIIDIVGSIIGFGILGAEKIHVSPVNIGKGLVKTEHGLLPVPAPATAELLKGIPVFSTDTDFELTTPTGAAIISTLSEGFLPLPLIKIEKIGYGAGSKEIEGHPNLLRVFIGEFSEGYEDDEVVVIETNIDDLNPQVYDYLMERLFNEGALDVFLTPIIMKKGRPAQMLSVIMERQAMQKVIDLIFKETTTTGVRLSVTPRRKLSRYINEVETPFGKAGVKISGKDGKIFNISPEYEDCRRIAMEKGIPLKDVIHEVAESARRSALSKRKRGK
- a CDS encoding bacteriophage holin, whose translation is MSEEKEVTRTRLSPLSLGIAIGIVWGGSIFITTFISYYTGYAKEFLEVLAVSIYPGYKITPARSFLGLIYGFIDGFIAGGLVGLIYNKLTRR
- a CDS encoding NAD+ synthase, producing the protein MMRRLRIALAQINTTVGDLEGNTKKIIENIYEARKLGVDLIAFPELAITGYPPEDLLLNPQFIQDNLRCLRDIEKETQDITAVVGFVNRDNEIFNAAALMYNGQLKGAHHKMYLPNYGVFDEQRYFQEGCGYSVFVVRDVTVGVSICEDIWHPEGPVNIMALSGAEVIININASPYHAGKGKQREEMLSTRASDNTVIVAYVNMVGGQDELVFDGHSLIFDQGGELISRGKQFEEDMVIVDINADSVLRQRLHDPRRRKERLVFERECPPDVRRIPVSKTSDYSKKPQLSERKIPQMLLMEEIYHALLLGTKDYVRKNGFDNVLIGLSGGVDSSLVAAIAVDVLGADRVVGLLMPSPYTSKESIEDAFQVAKNLGIKVKEIPINEPFNKYLDTLATHFKGMIPDVTEENLQARIRGNILMAFSNKFGWLVLTTGNKSEMSVGYATLYGDMAGGFAVIKDVPKTMVYELCRYRNSTGKKAVIPERIIEKEPTAELRTGQKDSDTLPPYHILDPILKAYVEEDRSFEEMIDTGFAEETVRKVIHMVDRSEYKRRQSPPGIKITPRALGKDRRFPITNRYKSY
- the rsmI gene encoding 16S rRNA (cytidine(1402)-2'-O)-methyltransferase, with the protein product MTQSSLYIVATPIGNLEDITLRALRILKEVGIIAAEDTRQTRKLLTHYGIAKKHLVSYHDHNKIKQALYLIERLKSGISVALVSDAGTPGISDPGYYLINKAIEAGIKVIPIPGPSAVITALSISGLPTDSFVFEGFLPSKEAQKKNKLKGLADERRTIIFYESPHRIIETLKDIIEVLGDRRVAAIRELTKIHEEVMRGKVSEILDDITKRTIKGEIVIVLEGQKRETPVDINVSGEVNRVMTEEGISKKEAISIVAKRFGIPKKEVYRRVIKSESPSV
- a CDS encoding ATP-binding cassette domain-containing protein encodes the protein MAAIEVTELTKRFNNLTAVDHISFTVESGEVFGFLGPNGAGKTTTINILCTLLLPTSGRALVNNHDCIKEPAKVRSAIGLVFQDTTLDTGLTAYENLRFHGYLYNMDKKTIGKRVDEMLRLVELTDRKDDIVKKFSGGMKRRLEIARGLLHYPKVLFLDEPTLGLDPQTRNLIWEFVFELRKKENVTIFMTTHYMEEAEGCDRIAIIDHGKIIALGSPAGLKKMLRGDIVRLKTYDNKLALEEIQERFGYQTTEEDGTIRIVVDEGDRFIPILIKEMTQKIISVSLQEPTLNDVFLHLTGRTIRIEETSDSDAMKDWVRQYRRH